One window of Cohnella hashimotonis genomic DNA carries:
- a CDS encoding DUF5605 domain-containing protein, with the protein MTFTEKTRIGIIYKNEAARAVLARRLPDLLSSPPHMLSLFKSLTLEKVYAFRQEELGQPDWIAETLAELAAVASDSGVAEPDAEVAPSAEYEPADVPEASAAVQAPDEAEQWGVYEIELKGPSHGNPFTDVELAAEFSSGGQSVRMAGFYDGDGVYRIRFMPDAQGAWTYRTTSNARSLNGIGGAFRVLPPSAGNHGPVRVKDTYHFAYEDGTSYIPVGTTCYAWTHQGDALEAQTLETLKASPFNKMRMCVFPKSYLFNENEPVYDPFEGSLEKGWDYTRFNPVFFRHLEDRIADLGKLGIEADLILFHAYDRWGYSEMNPAADDRYLRYVTARLSAYRNVWWSLANEYDLMWNKELADWERFAEIVTSNDPAGHLISNHNCFAFYDYSKPWVTHCSIQRVDVYKTSEATTEWREKWKKPIVIDECAYEGDIDQGWGNITGEEMTRRFWEGAVRGGYVGHGETYLNTEEVLWWSKGGKLTGTSPDRIAFLRRITEESPGGVLNPLPSDWDVPCAGVKDEYYLYYFGFNQPRFRNFSRKPGTKYAVDVIDTWNMTIERLEGTYEGAFRIELPGKQFMAVRLTKTE; encoded by the coding sequence ATGACATTTACCGAAAAGACCCGCATCGGCATCATCTACAAAAACGAAGCGGCCCGTGCGGTTCTGGCCCGCAGGCTGCCGGACTTGCTTTCCTCGCCGCCCCATATGCTGTCGCTCTTCAAGAGCCTGACGCTGGAAAAGGTATACGCCTTCCGCCAGGAAGAATTGGGGCAGCCGGATTGGATCGCCGAGACGCTGGCGGAGCTGGCCGCCGTCGCGTCCGATAGCGGAGTTGCGGAGCCGGATGCCGAAGTCGCGCCGTCCGCCGAATACGAGCCGGCTGACGTCCCCGAGGCCTCCGCGGCGGTGCAAGCGCCGGACGAGGCCGAGCAGTGGGGCGTTTACGAGATCGAGCTGAAGGGACCGAGCCACGGCAATCCGTTCACGGACGTCGAACTGGCGGCCGAGTTCTCGAGCGGCGGCCAAAGCGTCCGCATGGCCGGCTTCTACGATGGAGACGGCGTCTACCGTATCCGCTTCATGCCGGACGCGCAGGGCGCGTGGACGTACCGGACGACCAGCAACGCCCGTTCCCTGAACGGCATCGGAGGCGCGTTCCGTGTCTTGCCCCCGTCCGCCGGCAACCATGGCCCAGTCCGCGTGAAGGACACGTATCATTTTGCCTACGAAGACGGCACTTCCTATATCCCGGTCGGCACCACCTGTTATGCATGGACGCACCAGGGAGACGCTTTAGAAGCGCAGACGCTCGAGACGCTCAAAGCTTCCCCGTTCAACAAAATGCGCATGTGCGTGTTTCCGAAATCGTACCTGTTCAACGAGAACGAGCCTGTCTACGATCCGTTCGAGGGCTCCCTGGAGAAGGGCTGGGATTATACGCGGTTCAACCCGGTATTCTTCCGCCATCTGGAGGATCGGATCGCCGATCTGGGCAAGCTGGGCATCGAAGCGGACCTGATCCTTTTCCACGCTTACGACCGCTGGGGCTATTCGGAGATGAATCCGGCGGCCGACGACCGTTACCTTCGCTACGTCACGGCCCGCCTGTCCGCTTATCGCAACGTGTGGTGGTCGCTGGCGAACGAGTACGATCTCATGTGGAACAAGGAGCTGGCCGACTGGGAGCGCTTCGCCGAGATCGTCACGTCGAACGACCCCGCGGGACACCTCATTTCCAATCACAACTGCTTCGCCTTTTACGACTACAGCAAGCCTTGGGTCACGCATTGCAGCATCCAGCGGGTCGACGTGTACAAGACGTCCGAGGCGACGACCGAATGGCGGGAAAAGTGGAAAAAACCGATCGTCATTGACGAGTGCGCCTACGAAGGGGACATCGACCAGGGCTGGGGCAATATCACCGGCGAAGAAATGACGCGCCGCTTCTGGGAAGGCGCGGTCCGCGGGGGATATGTGGGACACGGGGAAACGTACCTTAATACCGAAGAGGTGCTGTGGTGGTCCAAAGGCGGCAAGCTGACGGGCACGAGTCCCGACCGGATCGCCTTTCTGCGCCGCATCACCGAGGAGAGCCCGGGTGGCGTGCTGAACCCGCTGCCGTCCGATTGGGACGTGCCGTGCGCCGGCGTGAAGGACGAATACTATTTGTACTATTTCGGCTTCAATCAGCCACGATTCCGGAACTTCAGCCGCAAGCCGGGCACGAAGTATGCCGTCGACGTCATCGATACGTGGAACATGACGATCGAGCGGCTCGAGGGGACGTATGAAGGCGCATTTCGCATCGAGCTGCCGGGCAAGCAATTTATGGCCGTCAGGCTGACGAAGACGGAATAG
- the glpK gene encoding glycerol kinase GlpK, protein MEKYILAVDQSTAGTKALLVDRSGRVVAKSSAEHRQVYPKPGWVEHDPLEIYDNVKRTVREALELAGIEPAALAALAITNQRETAVVWDRETGHPVYNAIVWQCQRTADRCEALRVAGHERTVRSKTGLMLDPYFSAAKWDWILTHIESAKPLLAQGRLLAGTIDSWLIWKLTGGKTHATDYTNASRTSLFNIHTLDWDDELCGLFGVPRTLLPEVKFSDESFGFTDDPDLFPEKIPVSGVIGDSQGALFGQLCLEPGMAKATYGTGTSVLMNTGERPVVSDNGLVTAIAWGKSGQVTYALEAVIRSSGDSVKWVRDNLGLFDSFEELDVMLRRTPDNEGVYLVPAFVGLGAPYWDPYARAAIVGMSRATGKGHIVRAAVESIAYQVRDAAELMARETGIPLKKLHADGGASGNPLLMQFQADLLNLAVSRSAVAELSAMGAVYMAGLGVGYWASLDEIERFGAAGHLYAPVMEAAERERLYAGWQKAAASVIGAPTKTSALEEVKQA, encoded by the coding sequence ATGGAAAAGTATATCCTGGCGGTTGACCAGAGCACGGCGGGTACGAAGGCTTTGCTCGTCGACCGTTCCGGCCGGGTCGTCGCGAAAAGCAGCGCGGAGCACCGGCAAGTGTATCCGAAGCCCGGTTGGGTGGAGCACGATCCGCTCGAGATTTACGACAACGTGAAGCGGACGGTGCGCGAAGCGCTGGAGCTGGCGGGCATCGAGCCCGCCGCTTTGGCCGCACTCGCCATCACGAACCAAAGGGAGACGGCTGTCGTCTGGGACCGGGAGACGGGCCATCCCGTATACAACGCGATCGTCTGGCAGTGCCAGCGCACGGCCGACCGGTGCGAGGCGCTGCGAGTCGCCGGACATGAACGGACGGTACGGTCCAAGACCGGACTCATGCTCGATCCGTACTTCTCCGCCGCCAAGTGGGATTGGATACTAACCCATATTGAAAGCGCTAAACCGCTGCTGGCGCAAGGCCGGCTGCTCGCCGGCACGATCGACAGCTGGCTGATCTGGAAGCTGACCGGCGGGAAAACGCATGCGACCGACTACACCAACGCGAGCCGGACTTCCTTGTTCAATATTCATACGCTGGATTGGGACGACGAGCTGTGCGGACTGTTCGGCGTGCCGCGGACGTTGCTGCCCGAGGTCAAGTTCTCGGACGAATCGTTCGGCTTCACGGACGACCCGGACCTGTTCCCCGAGAAAATCCCCGTATCCGGCGTCATCGGGGATTCTCAAGGGGCCCTGTTCGGGCAGCTGTGCCTCGAGCCGGGTATGGCAAAGGCGACCTACGGCACGGGAACCTCGGTGCTCATGAACACCGGCGAACGCCCCGTCGTATCGGATAACGGGTTGGTGACGGCCATCGCTTGGGGAAAGAGCGGCCAGGTGACTTACGCGCTTGAAGCCGTCATCCGCAGCTCCGGCGACAGCGTCAAGTGGGTCAGGGACAATCTTGGGCTGTTCGACTCGTTCGAGGAGCTGGACGTCATGCTGAGGCGGACGCCGGACAACGAAGGCGTCTACCTGGTACCCGCATTCGTCGGGCTGGGCGCCCCCTATTGGGATCCGTACGCAAGGGCCGCGATCGTCGGCATGAGCCGGGCGACCGGCAAAGGCCATATCGTCCGCGCCGCGGTCGAGAGCATCGCGTACCAGGTGCGCGACGCGGCGGAATTAATGGCGCGCGAGACGGGCATCCCGCTCAAGAAGCTCCATGCGGACGGCGGCGCCTCCGGCAACCCGCTGCTCATGCAGTTCCAGGCCGACCTGCTGAATCTGGCCGTGTCGCGGTCCGCGGTCGCGGAGCTGTCGGCGATGGGCGCCGTCTATATGGCGGGACTCGGCGTGGGTTACTGGGCTTCGCTGGACGAGATCGAGCGGTTCGGGGCGGCCGGACATCTATACGCACCCGTTATGGAAGCGGCCGAGCGCGAACGATTATATGCAGGGTGGCAAAAAGCGGCGGCTTCGGTAATAGGCGCCCCTACGAAAACAAGCGCGTTGGAGGAGGTCAAACAAGCATGA
- a CDS encoding transketolase family protein, with the protein MANTIPNRQVICDTLLELAKEDRDIMVLASDSRGSAAMAPFAKAYPEQFVEVGIAEQNIVGISAGLAHSGKKPFVTSPACFLSMRSIEQIKVDVAYSATNVKLVGISGGVSYGALGMSHHSVQDLAVSRAIPGLAVILPADRHETKRMTEALVKHEGGAYIRIGRNPVEDVYENDDYEFVIGKAVTLREGGDLTIIAAGETVRVALDAHDALKEAGVSCRVINMHTIKPLDEEAVIRAAAETGHIITVEEHSIHGGLGAAVAEVVVQHKPVPMRILGIPDEPAIAGKSAEVFDHYGISAGNIKKIALDLLGR; encoded by the coding sequence ATGGCGAATACGATTCCGAACCGTCAGGTCATTTGCGATACGCTGCTGGAGCTGGCCAAGGAGGATCGCGACATTATGGTGCTCGCCAGCGACTCGCGGGGCTCGGCAGCCATGGCTCCCTTTGCCAAGGCGTATCCGGAGCAATTCGTCGAAGTCGGCATCGCCGAGCAGAACATCGTCGGCATCTCCGCCGGCCTCGCGCATAGCGGCAAAAAGCCGTTTGTCACCTCGCCGGCCTGCTTCCTAAGCATGCGCAGCATCGAGCAGATCAAGGTGGACGTCGCTTATTCGGCCACGAACGTGAAGCTGGTCGGCATCAGTGGCGGCGTCAGCTACGGCGCGCTCGGCATGTCCCACCATTCGGTGCAGGATCTGGCCGTGTCGCGGGCGATCCCCGGGCTTGCCGTCATCCTGCCCGCCGACCGGCACGAGACGAAGCGCATGACCGAAGCGCTCGTGAAGCACGAGGGCGGCGCGTACATTCGCATCGGGCGCAATCCGGTCGAAGATGTCTACGAGAACGACGACTACGAATTCGTGATCGGCAAGGCCGTCACCCTGCGCGAAGGCGGCGATCTGACGATCATCGCGGCAGGCGAGACCGTTCGCGTCGCGCTCGACGCCCATGATGCGCTTAAGGAAGCAGGGGTGTCCTGCCGCGTGATTAACATGCATACGATCAAGCCGCTGGACGAGGAAGCGGTCATCAGGGCCGCCGCGGAGACGGGACATATCATCACCGTCGAGGAGCACAGCATTCACGGCGGTCTCGGCGCCGCGGTGGCCGAAGTCGTCGTGCAGCATAAGCCCGTGCCCATGCGCATCCTCGGCATCCCGGACGAGCCGGCGATCGCGGGCAAGAGCGCCGAGGTATTCGACCACTACGGCATCAGCGCCGGCAACATTAAAAAGATCGCCCTGGATCTGCTGGGCAGATAA